The DNA segment TAGTGCAAGCATTGCAACATACGGTGGGGCAGGATTGTTCCACATGCAAGGCATAACCCCTGAAAAAGTAAAAGAACCAGAAGAAAAAATTTCAGTTAGCCAAGAGGGAATTGAAAAGGCAAAAAATGAAATGAATGATTTAAGTGAAGTAGATTTTATTGCAATAGGGTGCCCGCACTGCAGTTTAGGGGAATTAGAAAAAATTGCAAAAATGCTTAAAGGAAAGAAAGTGAGGAAGGAAACATGGATTGCAACGGCAAGGCCAATAAAAAAAGAGGCAGAAAAGAAAGGCTATGTCAAAACAATTGAGGAAGCCGGAGCAAAATTTGCTGCAGACACCTGCTTTGTTGTAGCACCAATAAAAGGAAGGTTTAAGTGCATGGCAACAAACAGCGCAAAAGGCGTATTCTATGCAAGAGGAAAAAATAACTTTAAGACAGTTTTTGTTCCACTGGAGAAATTGATTGAAATTGCAACGAGCTGAGATTATGAAATTGAGTGGAAGAAAGATTTGCGGCGGAAAAGCAGAAGGAATAGCAATGATTTCAAAGGAGGGGGTTTCCTTTTACGGCGGAGTAGACCCTGACACGGGGATTGCAACAGAGAAAGGCCATTCGCTTGAAGGCAAAAGCATTGCAGGAAAGATATTGGTTTTCCCGCAAGGAAAGGGAAGCACTGTTGGAAGCTATACCCTTTACAGGATGAAGAAAAACGGGAAAGCCCCTGCAGCAATAATAAACAAGGAATGCGAAACAATTGTTGCTGTTGGGGCAATAATATCTGAAATCCCGTGCATTGACAAGATTGAAATAGAAAAAATAAGAGACGGAATTAAAGTAAAAGTCGACGCAGACAATGGAATCATTGAAGTGAGCGAATGAAGCTAATTATACTGAAAATTGGGGGTTCAGTCTGCACCTACAAAGAAGAGAATAAGCTAGAGGCAAAAGAAGAGATAATTAAGAGGATTGCCAAGGAAATAAAAGAAGCAGTGAAAAAAGGAAAATTCAAGCTGATTTTAGTGCATGGGGCAGGGCCTTTCGGGCACACAAATGTTGCAAATTTTGGCATAAATAACGGCGTGTACAGCAAAAAACAGAAAGAAGGGCTTGAAAAAACAATAAAGGACTGCAATTTTTTGGGCAGCATTTTTTTGAAAAAATTAAACGAAAAGGGGGTTAGAGCAGTTGGCTTAAACCCAAACAAGATTATAGTGCAGGAAGAAAAGAAAATAATTAAATTCAATTTAAGCAAAATTGAGGAAGCCCTTTCAGAAGGAAAAGTGCCAGTGCTCTACGGCCAAATGGTTCCGGATACAAAATTGAATGCCAGCGTTGCAAGCGGGGATGCAATAACAAGTTTTCTATCAAAAGAATTCAAGCCAGAAAAAGTGCTGCTCGGAACAGATGTTAATGGAATTTTTACTGCAGACCCAAAAACAAACCCTAAAGCAAAATTGATTGAAAGGATTGATGAAAAGAATTTTGGTGAAGTGCTGAAGAAGGTTGAAGAAGCAAAAACAGTTGATGTAACACAAGGAATGAAAGGAAAGCTTACAAAATTAAGGGAACAATTAAAAGGAACAAGAGCAATAATTTTTAATGCAAACATCAAAGGAAACGTAAAAAAAGCATTGCTCGGAGAAAGAATAGGGACAGAAATAAAATTCTGAGGCAAAAAAAAATGGAGACAGAAAAAAGGAAGGCAGAACACATACAGATTGCCCTGACAAAGAATGTGCAGTTCAAGAAGAAGACAACAGAATTTGAAGACATAGAATTAATTTACAGGGCGCTACCAGAATCCAATTTAGAGGAAATAGACCTCAAAACAGAATTCCTGGGAAAAAATTTTAAGGCCCCAATAATGATTGCAGGAATGACCGGAGGCATAAAAGAAGCAGAAAGAATTAATCTGGACATAGCAATAGCATGCCAGGAGACAGGAATAGGAATGGGCCTAGGAAGCATGAGGGCCATGATAGAAGAAAAAAGCCTTTCCTACACCTACCAAGTAAGAGAAGTTGCACCAGACATATTCTTAGCGGGAAATTTAGGGGTAACACAATTAAAGAAGTTTTCAGTAAAAGAAACAGAAAAAGCACTGAAAGAAATAAAAGCAGATGCAATAGCAATACACCTGAATCCAGCACAGGAAGCAATGCAGTACGAAGGAAACAAGAACTTTTTAGGGTCATTCAAAGCACTAAAAGAATTTGCAGAAAAAACAAAATTCCCTGTATACGCAAAAGAGGTTGGGCATGGAATAAGCTACGAGACAGCGAAATTGCTCGACCAGACAGCAATAAAAGCAGTGGATGTGGGGGGAGCAGGAGGAACAAGCTGGGTTGCAATAGACTCTCTAAGGGGCTATGAAGAATTAGGCAAAACATACTGGGACTGGGGAATTCCAACTGCAGTATCAGTAATAGAAACAAGGAAAGCCTTAAGCAAAGAGAAAAAAGTAATAGCAACAGGCGGCATAAGAACAGGCCTTGACGCAGTAAAAGCAATAATACTAGGAGCAGACTTGGTGGGAATAGGCCTGCCTGCACTGAAAGCACAAAACGAGAGAGGAAGCAAAGGAGTAAAAGCGCTTATAGAAAGAATAATAGAAGAAATGAAAATAGGAATGTTCCTTGTTGGAGCAAAAGACTTAGATGAATTGAAAGAAAAAAAATTCATTCTGCTTGGAAAAACAAAGGAATGGATTGAACAAAGAAATTTATAATTAAGAGTTAACCCCACAGAACGATCAATTTATATTTTTTGTGGGGTTAACTATTCTTATGGTTTATTTTTCTGTTAAAAAGATAAAGGGCACAAAATACCTTTATGCAGTGCATTCAGTTAGGTTGGGGGGCAATATAGTAAAGCTTAGCAAAAGAGTGAAAACAAAAGCAGTTACCCCAAAACTCAAGGAATATTTTGAAGAAAAAGAAAAAAAATTAAGGCAAAAGAAGGCGATTGAACAATTTAAAACCGATAGTGTTTTTACCAATGAACAAATTGCAAAAGTTGAAAAAACAAAAATTGAGTATAAAAAAATAATTTCAAAGCTAACAAAAAAGCAATTGCAAGACTTGTTCGACAGGTTTACGGCAAATTTTACTTACGAATCAAATGCCCTTGAAGGAAATTCTTTAACCTTAAAAGACGTTGCAGTTGTTTTATTCGAAAAAAAAATAATAAAAGGAAAAGATCTTAGAGAAATCTATGAAACAAGAAACTCAAGAAAAGTTGTAGACTTAATACTCAAAAAAAAGTTTGATGTAAATGAAAAAGACATAATAAAAATGCACAAAATACTAGTAAAAGACATGGATACTTCAACAGGTTACAAAAAAATTCCAAATTTTTTGGTTGGAAGAAAAATTGAAACAACCACCCCGGAAAAAGTCTCTGAAGAAATGAAAAAGCTTATTAAATGGTATAACAATGAAAACAAAATGCATCCACTGAAAAAAGCAGCACATTTTCACGGAAAATTTGAAAGAATTCATCCATTTGAAGACGGAAACGGCAGGGTGGGCAGATTCATAATCAATGTAATATTGGTGAAAAATGGTTATGCACCATTAATAATAAGAAAAAGCCAAAGAATAGCATACCTAAAATGCTTAGAAGACTATGATAATGGTTATACCACAAATTTAGAAAGATTTTTATTGGAAAAATACAAAAAAACATTTGAAAAATTCTTCAAAATTTACATAAAATACATATAAAAATACTGAGTTCTACATAACTTATAATTCTTTTGTTGTCTTGAAAGGAATGCTTTGCTTTTTTAGAATTGAAATAATCTTCTGCTTTTCTTGAGCAAGGCCTTTTGCGTCCAGAACTATTTCTTGAACTGGCTTAATAGTGGAAGAAATCATTTTATTTAATACTTCAAGAGAAAAATTCTGCAGGAAATACTTTGGGATAATGTGAGAGAAAGCGTAATTGGAATTCAACTCCAGTTTAGTGAAGTTTGGGGCATAGTGTGGCCCACCAATTCCAAGGGATACAATAGAATTCTTTGCTGGAACAGAAGAAGAAATAATTGTTTCTGCTATTGCTTCAGCTGCTTTCTTGTCCTTCCATTGCTCTGGAGAAGAACCCAATTCAATGAACAAAGTTGGCTTTGAGAGGAAAGGCCCGTGATGACTGCACTCTAAGCAGACTTCATAATCAGATAATTTCTTCTCTTCTTTTTTCTTGCTTAATTCTAAAAGCAGAGACTTCATTACCGAAGCGTTTGCTGGAACTAATTCGAAATCTTTTCCCCCCAATTCAGCTTTTCCAAAATTGCCTATGGGATGGACTGTTAGACAGGGTTTGCCTTGTTCAGAGCGGTGCTTGGAAGCAAAAATAAATAAGTCTGAAGAAAGAGAATCAACGTAATCAGCGAAAACCTGTTCCCTTTCAATCAAAACCAAATCAAAGTTTTTATAAGAAAGAACTGGGTTTGAATCAAAAATTCTTGGAGTTTCCTTAAAAGAAAAATTTTCTTTGAGGCAGGAATAAATATTAAGGCCTGCCAAATCAGTTTTAGAGACAATAATTGAAATCGCCATATTATCCATTTCTTATTTTTTATAAGTTTGAGATAATTGAAGAAAGACATCCTCCAAATCTGATAGGTTCTTTGAAATAGGCTTGGAGACGTAATGATTGAATGAAGCCTTGAGGTCAGTCCTCTCAGCAGTAGGGCAAGGGTTAAAGGAATACCTCTGCTTTTTCCTGAGCAAAAGATCCAAGTCCTTAAGCCTGTTCAAATGATACCTGATCAGTTTTTCTGAGACAAGCTTTCCGGTTTTATCCTTAATATGCTTCTGCACATCAAGGGTTGAAGGTTCAATTTTCTTTGCCAAAGCCAAATAAAACAACGAATCCAAAACATCTAAAACAGTTGTCCTGGACTCTTTCTCTGAGAGCAGACCAAAAGAGAGGGCAAACCACCTGAGAAGGGAACGCTTAGTGAGCTTGATGTTTGGGGGAAGGTCCATTACCCTCAAAGTAAAAGTCTTCCTCACAAGCTCTGATTCAGGCAATTCAGTCCGTTTCATTCAATAAAACCTTGAAAAAAGAGTTTTTCCTTTTCCAATAAAATTTTCTCCAAAGTTATTATTAAATATTGCTCCTATTTAAAAGAATTTTTGTGCAATAAAATAATTATGACAATACTGATTAATTCACACTTCTTTCCTTTCAGGCTGGATTTAAGGGAGAGAAAGCCAGTGCAATTGACTGTAGAGCTTGCAAACAAATACAATAAAGCAAAGCTCCTGACAATGGAAATCCTTCTTCCAAGAAGCCTTGCGTTCGATAAAGCAGGATTAAAGGGAATAGAACAGAGAAAATTTGAGGAAATAGGGGCAAGGAAGACAAAAACATATTACTTTGACATTTACCCCAAAACTTTGACTGATGAAGGCGAACACCAGATCAGGATAAAGGTTGCAGAATACATGAATGAGGGGAAAGAACAGAAGTACGTTGCAAAAGAATACAAGAAGGATTTAGAGCTGACAGTGAAATAGAATCAGGGAAAGATTATTCTTGTATTACTAATTTCTCTTTTTTCATTTCCTTGTGGAATTCTTCCAATTCGGATTTGCTTAAGCCTAATTTGGATAAATACTCTTCGTGCTCTTTTGGGGACAGCTTCTCATACCATTCCTTCCACGTCTTGTCCTCGGGCTTGCTTATGACCTTGCCTTCAACTTGTTTCCTAAGAGAGCGCATTTCTTTATCACAATTAAATTAAGAAAAAAAAACTTTTAAAAGGCTTTCTGCAAGGCATCCCTTTAAAAGACAATAAATAACACTAATATTAATGTAGGAAACGATTTCAGCTAATTTTTTATTGCTAAAAAAAAATTAATGGAGTTGATTTGAGATGGCTGTGGAAGTAACAGAGGAAATGAGGTTAAAGTTACTGCAGGAAGAGTTTGCAATGAGAAAAAAGCAGCCCACGGCATGGACCAAAACAAAATTCAGGCCATTCGCAAACTTCAACACAAAAAAGAAAAAGAAACCAGAAACAGAAATCAAAACCAATTAATTCTTTCATCCAATTCCCTTTCTCTTTTTACTTTTTTTCTCCTGTTTTCCTTTAATTCTCCTTAAGCTTTTCAATTTTTCTATGCTTACATAAAGATATGTTCGACTTAAGCCAGGCAGCAATGGGCACAGGAATAATCCTTCTGCTCATAGGAATTGCATTAATATTCATCGGAACAGCCTTAGGCGCAGTAAGCCAGCAAGGGAAAGTAGAAGGCGCAGGCGTAATAATGCTCGGGCCAATCCCTCTTGTAGGGGCAGCAACAAGCAGAAAAATGGGCTACGCAATAATAGCACTCATAATAATTGGGGCCATACTCTGGGTAATGCTCAGCTTCTTCATGAAAAAATAGGATAATTCTACATAACTAAGGGGTGTTTGTGAACTACAACAAAGCTTTTTTTGGATTATACGAAAACTTGTTTTTGGTGTT comes from the Candidatus Diapherotrites archaeon genome and includes:
- a CDS encoding DUF126 domain-containing protein, which encodes MKLSGRKICGGKAEGIAMISKEGVSFYGGVDPDTGIATEKGHSLEGKSIAGKILVFPQGKGSTVGSYTLYRMKKNGKAPAAIINKECETIVAVGAIISEIPCIDKIEIEKIRDGIKVKVDADNGIIEVSE
- a CDS encoding isopentenyl phosphate kinase encodes the protein MKLIILKIGGSVCTYKEENKLEAKEEIIKRIAKEIKEAVKKGKFKLILVHGAGPFGHTNVANFGINNGVYSKKQKEGLEKTIKDCNFLGSIFLKKLNEKGVRAVGLNPNKIIVQEEKKIIKFNLSKIEEALSEGKVPVLYGQMVPDTKLNASVASGDAITSFLSKEFKPEKVLLGTDVNGIFTADPKTNPKAKLIERIDEKNFGEVLKKVEEAKTVDVTQGMKGKLTKLREQLKGTRAIIFNANIKGNVKKALLGERIGTEIKF
- the fni gene encoding type 2 isopentenyl-diphosphate Delta-isomerase: METEKRKAEHIQIALTKNVQFKKKTTEFEDIELIYRALPESNLEEIDLKTEFLGKNFKAPIMIAGMTGGIKEAERINLDIAIACQETGIGMGLGSMRAMIEEKSLSYTYQVREVAPDIFLAGNLGVTQLKKFSVKETEKALKEIKADAIAIHLNPAQEAMQYEGNKNFLGSFKALKEFAEKTKFPVYAKEVGHGISYETAKLLDQTAIKAVDVGGAGGTSWVAIDSLRGYEELGKTYWDWGIPTAVSVIETRKALSKEKKVIATGGIRTGLDAVKAIILGADLVGIGLPALKAQNERGSKGVKALIERIIEEMKIGMFLVGAKDLDELKEKKFILLGKTKEWIEQRNL
- a CDS encoding Fic family protein, giving the protein MKTKAVTPKLKEYFEEKEKKLRQKKAIEQFKTDSVFTNEQIAKVEKTKIEYKKIISKLTKKQLQDLFDRFTANFTYESNALEGNSLTLKDVAVVLFEKKIIKGKDLREIYETRNSRKVVDLILKKKFDVNEKDIIKMHKILVKDMDTSTGYKKIPNFLVGRKIETTTPEKVSEEMKKLIKWYNNENKMHPLKKAAHFHGKFERIHPFEDGNGRVGRFIINVILVKNGYAPLIIRKSQRIAYLKCLEDYDNGYTTNLERFLLEKYKKTFEKFFKIYIKYI
- a CDS encoding D-aminoacyl-tRNA deacylase → MDNMAISIIVSKTDLAGLNIYSCLKENFSFKETPRIFDSNPVLSYKNFDLVLIEREQVFADYVDSLSSDLFIFASKHRSEQGKPCLTVHPIGNFGKAELGGKDFELVPANASVMKSLLLELSKKKEEKKLSDYEVCLECSHHGPFLSKPTLFIELGSSPEQWKDKKAAEAIAETIISSSVPAKNSIVSLGIGGPHYAPNFTKLELNSNYAFSHIIPKYFLQNFSLEVLNKMISSTIKPVQEIVLDAKGLAQEKQKIISILKKQSIPFKTTKEL
- a CDS encoding DUF131 domain-containing protein; the encoded protein is MFDLSQAAMGTGIILLLIGIALIFIGTALGAVSQQGKVEGAGVIMLGPIPLVGAATSRKMGYAIIALIIIGAILWVMLSFFMKK